TTATTAGAAGGAAGTAACCGTCTCGGCGGAATGATCCATACAGAGAACAGGGAAGGCTTCACAATTGAACGAGGCCCTGATTCACTCTTAGCCAGAAAGCCAAGCGTATTCAGGTTGATTGATGAAGTGGGACTCTCAAAAGATCTTGTCTCTGTGTCTACTGGAAAATCCTACGTGCTAGCGAATGAAAAGCTTCACGAAATTCCAAGCGGTTCGTATATGGGAATACCCGTCCAAGTTCGCCCATTTGTCTTTTCGACCTTGTTTTCCCCGATCGGGAAACTGCGCGCTGCGGGAGATTTCATTAAGCCAAAAAGTAAACCTCAAGGTGATCAATCTCTAGGGCACTTTTTCCGTAACCGTCTTGGAGATGAAGTGGTCGAGAACCTGATCGAACCGTTATTATCAGGAATCTATTCAGGGGATATCGACAACTTGAGCTTAATGGCGACATTCCCAAACTTCTATCAGATTGAGCAGAAGTACGGTGGAATCGTAAGAGGACTTCAAAAAACCGTACCGAAACCGGCTAATAAGCAAGGGAACAAGAAACCAAGTCCATTCCGAACGCTTCAAGGTGGATTAGGTTCCCTTGTAGAGGCTGTGGCTGATTCTCTAAATGAGGGCTCCGTTCATTTAGAAACGCGTGTATCAAGCATAGAGAAAAAAGCAGATGGATATGATCTGAAACTTCAGAATGGAGAAGAGGTTCACGCAGACAGTGTAGTCATCACCACACCGCACGCTTCTGCCCAGTCGATGCTATCACAATACTCCTTTATGGATTCCTTTAAGGACATGCCAGCTACTTCTGTAGCCAATGTGGCTATGGCCTTTGATCAATCCGCTATACAACAAGACATTAATGGTTCAGGCTTTCTCGTTTCTAGAAATAGCGACTACCGCATCACGGCTTGTACGTGGACACATAAGAAGTGGCCTCATACAACGCCTGAGGGGAAAGCTCTCCTCCGCGCTTACGTTGGCAAGCCAAGCGATCAGGGAGCTGTCGACCTATCAGAT
The nucleotide sequence above comes from Pontibacillus chungwhensis. Encoded proteins:
- the hemY gene encoding protoporphyrinogen oxidase, whose amino-acid sequence is MSEQKKVVVIGGGITGLSTAYYLQKEAKEHNLPYSVELLEGSNRLGGMIHTENREGFTIERGPDSLLARKPSVFRLIDEVGLSKDLVSVSTGKSYVLANEKLHEIPSGSYMGIPVQVRPFVFSTLFSPIGKLRAAGDFIKPKSKPQGDQSLGHFFRNRLGDEVVENLIEPLLSGIYSGDIDNLSLMATFPNFYQIEQKYGGIVRGLQKTVPKPANKQGNKKPSPFRTLQGGLGSLVEAVADSLNEGSVHLETRVSSIEKKADGYDLKLQNGEEVHADSVVITTPHASAQSMLSQYSFMDSFKDMPATSVANVAMAFDQSAIQQDINGSGFLVSRNSDYRITACTWTHKKWPHTTPEGKALLRAYVGKPSDQGAVDLSDEEIADLVLKDLNKTMNITQEPEFSVVTRWRDSRAQYTVGHKDRLKQIKADLVDELPGVYLAGASYEGLGIPDCIDQGEEAVEHVLDYLKQS